The Brasilonema sennae CENA114 genome includes a region encoding these proteins:
- a CDS encoding pentapeptide repeat-containing protein, protein MNALELVKRYIAGQRDFSQTFLKGANLSEVCLTQANLRESDFTGADLSWAILHRTDLTCADFTEANLNAANLIAAMLSMAVLIRADLSRANLSRAILYQSNLQDANFTRSNLSWASLVEADLSRAVLLKTDLTGANLTRANLKEALMFKVNLTGAILTGAIMPDGTIHD, encoded by the coding sequence ATGAACGCTTTGGAACTGGTAAAACGTTATATCGCAGGGCAGAGAGATTTTAGTCAAACTTTTCTTAAAGGAGCAAATTTAAGTGAGGTTTGTTTAACTCAAGCAAATCTCCGCGAATCGGATTTTACAGGTGCTGATTTGAGTTGGGCAATTCTCCATCGAACAGACTTAACCTGTGCTGACTTCACAGAAGCTAACCTTAACGCGGCAAACCTGATTGCAGCAATGCTATCAATGGCTGTGTTGATTAGAGCCGACTTGAGTAGAGCCAATCTTAGTAGAGCGATTTTATATCAAAGTAATCTTCAAGACGCAAACTTTACTAGAAGTAATCTGAGTTGGGCTAGCTTGGTTGAAGCTGATTTATCCAGAGCTGTTCTTCTAAAGACAGATTTAACTGGCGCTAATTTAACCAGAGCTAACCTGAAAGAAGCGCTCATGTTCAAAGTCAATTTAACAGGAGCAATCCTAACCGGGGCAATCATGCCCGACGGTACTATTCACGACTAG
- a CDS encoding response regulator, producing MNSSQPLPNYTVGTTDFIEAKFVSLFPCNRISEVQQCLSKNEKVSRYMDELEFLNGLRVLVVDDDVDNLDLIKFILEEYKIEVILATSVTEALQVMMWFNPDILISDIAMPNCDGYSLIRSVRNLSEHVRHIPAIALTGQASDEARKLALQQGFSIHIKKPFDPDELIILVSKLAEKASLKSSCSNSKVELENYGTKFSFNVA from the coding sequence ATGAATAGTTCCCAACCTTTGCCAAACTATACAGTAGGAACTACAGACTTCATTGAAGCTAAGTTCGTTTCGCTTTTCCCTTGCAACCGGATAAGCGAGGTGCAACAATGTTTGTCGAAAAACGAAAAAGTGTCTAGGTACATGGATGAGTTGGAATTCCTAAACGGTTTGCGAGTGCTGGTAGTAGATGACGATGTTGATAATCTGGATTTGATCAAGTTCATTCTTGAAGAATACAAGATAGAAGTAATTCTGGCAACATCAGTTACTGAAGCGCTTCAAGTCATGATGTGGTTCAACCCCGATATTTTGATCAGCGATATCGCTATGCCAAACTGTGACGGTTATTCGCTGATTCGTTCTGTTAGAAACCTCAGTGAACACGTAAGACATATTCCTGCCATAGCTTTGACAGGACAAGCCTCAGATGAAGCACGTAAACTGGCTCTGCAGCAAGGGTTTTCTATACACATCAAAAAGCCATTTGATCCAGATGAATTAATTATCCTTGTTTCAAAGCTTGCTGAAAAGGCTTCCCTCAAGAGCAGTTGCAGTAATAGTAAAGTTGAGCTAGAAAATTATGGAACAAAATTTAGTTTTAATGTTGCCTAG
- a CDS encoding helix-turn-helix domain-containing protein — MLLSIKTKLKLTPAQKTIMAKHAGIARFTFNWGLATWKNLYDHGFKPNKFLLKKFFNNEVKTQLEWIKEKGICQTIV, encoded by the coding sequence GTGCTTTTATCCATCAAGACTAAGTTAAAATTAACGCCTGCCCAAAAAACCATAATGGCCAAGCATGCAGGTATTGCAAGATTTACCTTTAATTGGGGCTTGGCGACTTGGAAAAACTTATATGATCATGGATTCAAGCCAAATAAATTCCTCCTTAAGAAGTTCTTTAATAATGAGGTAAAAACTCAACTGGAATGGATTAAGGAGAAAGGAATTTGTCAAACGATTGTCTAA
- a CDS encoding RNA-guided endonuclease InsQ/TnpB family protein — MSKAHSRKKKGSNNRYKSKIKLAKHHNRVANIRKDSLDKVTHYLCKNHALVVVEDLNVSGMMSNHKLAQSIADCGFYEFKRQLEYKCKKFGSKLVLASRWYPSSKTCSNCGCKKESLSLGERVYSCEHCGHVMDRDLNAAINLSHCSTRVPPA, encoded by the coding sequence TTGTCTAAAGCTCATTCTCGGAAAAAGAAAGGCAGTAACAACCGTTATAAGTCAAAAATCAAATTAGCGAAACATCATAACCGAGTAGCAAACATTCGCAAAGATTCACTTGACAAGGTCACCCACTACTTATGCAAAAACCACGCGCTTGTAGTGGTGGAAGACCTAAATGTTTCCGGTATGATGTCTAATCACAAACTAGCTCAATCCATTGCCGATTGTGGATTTTACGAATTTAAGCGCCAGCTTGAATACAAGTGCAAGAAGTTTGGAAGCAAGCTAGTTTTGGCGTCTAGGTGGTATCCATCTTCTAAAACTTGTAGTAATTGCGGCTGCAAGAAAGAATCCTTATCGTTGGGTGAACGTGTCTATTCATGTGAACATTGTGGGCACGTAATGGACAGGGATTTGAATGCCGCAATCAACTTGAGCCACTGCTCGACTAGAGTTCCCCCGGCTTAA
- a CDS encoding bromodomain-containing protein has protein sequence MGFKYKWKNGSMPSRDQAARSQYLLDQQQFHNEQDRNLAEEHARKHLGVPTRIPDDERSILPQAAPNGSEVNQL, from the coding sequence ATGGGCTTTAAGTACAAATGGAAAAATGGCTCTATGCCAAGTCGCGATCAAGCGGCACGTAGTCAATATCTTCTGGATCAGCAACAGTTTCACAATGAACAAGACCGGAACTTAGCAGAGGAACATGCTCGTAAGCATTTAGGTGTACCTACACGGATTCCAGACGATGAGCGTTCCATACTGCCTCAGGCTGCTCCTAATGGAAGCGAGGTAAACCAGTTGTAA